Proteins from a single region of Cytophagaceae bacterium:
- a CDS encoding ATPase, whose translation MTILCICTYFKGAEFLKAAKAEGNIVFLLTHKDLEHKPWPRESIDQFFYLENNENTFETYKTIIQGTSSLMQKNKIDLVVALDDFDVEKAALVREHFRIPGMGQTTARYFRDKLAMRVQADDYQIPVPDFSSLFTDIDITEFLEKTTGPWLVKPRSEASAAGIKKVYSKDEAWSHIHSLGEDRHQFLIECFKPGDVYHIDSLIIDSKVVFERCSQYLSPPFDVAHGGGIFRSVTVEHGSFDEEALSLINHQVMKAFGMRFSATHTEVIKCHEDGNYYFLETASRVGGAHLAEMVEASSGINLWKEWAKIETAVAEKKKYILPKVEKSYSGIIISLSSHQWPDMTPFNDPEVVWVMNEEYHVGLIVKSADRKRVLELLDKYAKMIVEMGYHASAPAPDKPTH comes from the coding sequence ATGACCATTCTTTGTATTTGTACATATTTTAAAGGTGCTGAATTTCTCAAAGCTGCAAAAGCTGAGGGAAACATAGTTTTTTTGCTTACTCACAAAGATTTAGAACATAAACCATGGCCTAGAGAGAGTATTGATCAGTTTTTTTATCTCGAAAACAATGAAAATACTTTTGAAACCTACAAAACTATCATTCAGGGGACATCCTCTTTGATGCAAAAAAACAAAATTGATTTGGTTGTAGCACTTGATGACTTTGATGTTGAAAAAGCCGCCCTGGTAAGGGAGCATTTCAGGATCCCTGGAATGGGACAAACTACTGCCCGGTATTTCAGAGATAAGCTGGCCATGCGGGTACAAGCCGATGATTATCAGATTCCAGTACCTGACTTCAGTTCACTTTTTACCGATATTGATATTACAGAATTTTTAGAAAAAACTACCGGACCCTGGTTGGTAAAACCACGATCAGAGGCTTCGGCTGCCGGAATTAAGAAGGTGTATTCAAAAGACGAAGCATGGTCTCATATTCATTCACTGGGTGAAGACCGACACCAGTTTTTGATCGAATGCTTTAAACCGGGAGATGTATATCACATTGATTCACTGATTATTGACAGCAAAGTAGTTTTTGAAAGATGCAGCCAATATCTTAGTCCTCCTTTTGACGTAGCACATGGTGGAGGTATTTTCAGGTCTGTAACTGTGGAGCATGGCTCTTTCGACGAAGAAGCCCTTTCACTTATCAATCATCAGGTAATGAAAGCCTTTGGGATGCGTTTTAGTGCTACCCACACTGAAGTGATAAAATGCCACGAAGACGGCAATTATTATTTTCTAGAAACCGCCTCAAGAGTAGGTGGAGCTCATCTGGCCGAAATGGTGGAGGCCTCCTCAGGAATAAATCTATGGAAGGAATGGGCAAAAATTGAAACCGCTGTAGCTGAAAAGAAAAAATATATTTTGCCCAAAGTTGAAAAATCCTATTCCGGAATTATCATAAGTTTATCTTCACACCAATGGCCTGATATGACCCCATTTAATGATCCTGAGGTAGTTTGGGTCATGAATGAAGAATATCATGTGGGATTAATTGTAAAATCTGCTGATAGAAAAAGAGTTTTGGAATTGCTCGATAAATACGCCAAAATGATTGTGGAAATGGGTTATCATGCTTCAGCCCCGGCTCCCGACAAACCTACTCATTAA